Proteins encoded in a region of the Paenibacillus wynnii genome:
- a CDS encoding DUF1533 domain-containing protein, which yields MVKGNKKFRLSLMKNVAKMMTVVITMVTTLTISPIHGHALSIITDTLVSATAEVSNDNTIVTVSFNTSAIPTTSLEDLKSNIQIERSDSDTFVDLSVDNGNNEIGMTPEGALVITLDTALTGTTNAISVAAGSVMNEESVPSDADITISDISAHDITPPAFVGAVSDDGNDVYLNFDENFSINASLDSDEDQINTFLKSKLSVATDGEHFVSVTAHQGDIYQNNSRQIYLNYDNDIKVILGTNTIIKIASGTLKDVAGNLNEEMNLQVSPPVIQSTAISSDNHDVTITFNEDVVGNTESLENYIYLVRGSNSIWKHLVEGDTVKIESGKLKIHFVEALSGKTNQISINGGVLKDSDGNVQNDSRLTALIEANVGGIDPAPADTTQPTYLYSYFSNSFQDLNVVFDEDIHNATADEASFLQNVQWYNSNNWYYSLPSDATVTFSGPIATIHFAAPLTGYQYYFYFYPNHFKDTAGNVIGNYVNTNWFYPQNTGFDLDDGYFSQDGRWMSLEFDSNTNLVDQTLIDGISHLNEQITLSTDGGVTYTALDAQDVVTVQGDKINIFFQNPKQQGSIKVKVAANVVSDLYDTVRNSAVDEEVAYNTPDISGYVLSNAVSEFVFADNPVWRSHVKEVVVYDSSIGTDRELTSSEYTLSEGKLTISAGVFLEDHYYEISVDADGYSSKYFEGRAYKSSEIFYITTPVVSVDNGITAKINLFNNAYDNGSIGNQTVLFELFDGTTPVSIVAANLKVNTGTYSANFNVSDAATNPNYTVKVFVVSKYSSDSTNLGLNLATVKTQLEINQAMSNVGNDNHNDD from the coding sequence ATGGTAAAAGGAAATAAGAAATTCAGGCTAAGCCTCATGAAAAATGTAGCAAAAATGATGACAGTCGTAATTACAATGGTAACAACCCTAACGATTTCACCCATTCACGGCCATGCTCTGAGCATTATAACGGACACACTTGTTTCAGCAACAGCAGAAGTGAGTAACGACAATACAATAGTAACTGTGAGCTTTAATACTAGTGCGATACCAACTACGAGTTTAGAAGATTTAAAGTCGAATATTCAAATTGAGCGTTCGGATTCTGACACCTTCGTTGATCTCTCCGTGGATAATGGAAACAATGAAATCGGTATGACACCTGAAGGCGCATTGGTAATCACCCTCGATACTGCGCTCACAGGTACAACAAATGCTATCAGCGTAGCTGCTGGATCAGTTATGAATGAGGAGAGTGTTCCTTCCGATGCAGATATTACTATCTCTGATATCTCAGCACATGATATTACCCCGCCAGCTTTTGTAGGCGCTGTTTCCGATGACGGCAATGATGTGTATTTGAATTTTGATGAAAACTTCTCAATCAATGCATCTCTGGATTCGGACGAAGATCAAATCAACACTTTTCTAAAAAGCAAATTGAGTGTTGCTACAGACGGGGAACATTTTGTATCCGTTACGGCACACCAAGGCGACATCTATCAAAACAATTCCAGACAAATTTATTTAAATTATGATAATGATATCAAAGTCATATTAGGAACAAACACCATTATAAAAATCGCAAGCGGCACTCTAAAGGATGTAGCTGGTAACCTTAATGAGGAAATGAATTTACAGGTTAGCCCTCCAGTGATCCAAAGCACCGCAATTAGCAGTGACAATCATGATGTAACCATTACTTTTAATGAAGATGTTGTAGGCAATACAGAATCTTTAGAAAATTATATTTATTTAGTAAGAGGTTCGAATTCCATTTGGAAGCATTTGGTTGAAGGTGATACGGTAAAGATTGAATCTGGAAAGCTGAAAATTCACTTTGTAGAGGCTTTATCAGGAAAGACGAACCAGATCTCTATTAATGGAGGAGTTCTTAAGGATAGTGATGGAAATGTCCAAAATGATTCCAGACTCACCGCTTTAATAGAAGCCAACGTTGGTGGTATAGACCCTGCCCCGGCAGATACGACACAGCCAACCTATCTATACTCCTACTTTTCAAATTCATTTCAGGATTTAAATGTAGTATTTGATGAAGATATTCATAATGCCACGGCGGATGAGGCGAGCTTTTTACAAAATGTACAATGGTATAATTCCAATAACTGGTACTACAGTCTTCCTTCAGATGCTACGGTAACCTTCTCGGGTCCTATTGCGACCATTCATTTTGCAGCACCACTCACAGGCTATCAATACTATTTTTATTTCTATCCTAATCATTTTAAAGATACAGCAGGGAATGTAATCGGTAATTATGTGAATACTAATTGGTTTTATCCTCAAAATACAGGATTTGATTTGGATGATGGGTACTTTTCGCAGGATGGCCGTTGGATGAGCTTAGAATTTGATTCTAACACTAATCTAGTAGACCAAACTCTTATCGATGGAATCTCCCACTTAAATGAGCAAATCACCCTTTCAACCGATGGCGGTGTAACCTATACAGCTTTGGATGCACAGGATGTAGTTACTGTTCAAGGGGATAAAATCAATATTTTCTTCCAAAATCCGAAGCAACAGGGCTCAATAAAAGTTAAAGTTGCTGCTAACGTAGTAAGTGATTTATACGATACTGTGCGTAATAGTGCGGTGGATGAAGAGGTTGCTTACAACACCCCAGACATTTCTGGATATGTCTTAAGTAATGCCGTAAGTGAGTTTGTATTTGCGGATAATCCAGTATGGAGAAGTCATGTTAAAGAGGTCGTAGTATACGATTCAAGTATCGGTACAGATAGAGAATTGACTTCCTCTGAATATACTCTGAGCGAAGGGAAGCTCACCATTTCGGCAGGTGTTTTCCTAGAAGATCATTACTACGAGATTAGTGTAGATGCTGATGGTTATAGCAGCAAATATTTTGAGGGCAGAGCTTATAAATCATCTGAAATATTCTATATTACTACCCCGGTAGTGAGTGTGGATAATGGAATTACTGCAAAGATAAATTTGTTTAACAATGCGTATGACAATGGTTCGATCGGGAACCAAACCGTACTATTCGAGTTATTCGACGGTACTACCCCGGTAAGTATTGTTGCGGCTAATTTAAAAGTAAATACAGGAACGTATTCAGCAAATTTCAACGTAAGCGACGCAGCTACGAATCCTAATTACACGGTCAAAGTGTTTGTAGTAAGTAAGTATAGCAGTGATTCTACGAATCTAGGGCTTAACCTAGCTACAGTAAAAACACAGCTTGAAATAAACCAAGCCATGAGTAATGTCGGTAATGACAATCATAATGATGACTAG